In Treponema vincentii, a single window of DNA contains:
- a CDS encoding YggT family protein — protein sequence MVRSLLLTVRQLINVYLFLCFIKILLSWVPSAAYSSFGRMLSSICDPYLNWFRRFRFTRIGMVDFSPVLSLGILSIAAQLITSLLTTGTISLWGLCVSIIELVWSFIGFMLNLLIIFLIIRLGYDLFGSSSSSPFWYNLDRFLSPVIAKVTGFFPQKPLQYRTRLILTILIILLLRIALGLLVGSLLFQFKVIRII from the coding sequence ATGGTGCGTTCGTTATTATTAACTGTTAGGCAGCTTATCAATGTCTATCTCTTTTTATGCTTTATTAAGATTTTGCTGTCGTGGGTTCCCTCTGCGGCATATTCATCATTCGGTCGGATGTTGTCATCCATTTGTGATCCTTATTTGAATTGGTTCAGACGGTTCAGATTTACCCGCATTGGTATGGTTGATTTTTCTCCTGTTTTGTCGCTCGGTATCTTGTCCATTGCGGCGCAGCTTATCACATCCCTTCTGACGACCGGTACCATTTCGCTTTGGGGGCTCTGTGTCAGTATCATAGAACTGGTATGGTCGTTTATCGGCTTTATGTTGAACTTGCTGATCATCTTTTTGATTATCCGGCTGGGGTACGATCTTTTCGGTTCGTCAAGCAGTTCTCCGTTTTGGTATAATTTAGATAGATTTTTAAGTCCCGTTATTGCGAAAGTTACCGGTTTTTTTCCGCAAAAACCGTTGCAGTATCGCACTCGGCTCATATTGACGATTCTCATTATCCTTTTACTCCGTATTGCGCTTGGCCTTTTGGTCGGTTCTCTGTTATTTCAATTTAAAGTGATAAGAATCATCTAA
- a CDS encoding ATP-binding protein, giving the protein MSSGKKLIKYNSELIHDLPPWAQELATKYCTETVNLYFVHGNIRDFLPHNHRASAHFVFVKIWDYISEVIFGNKDIIVFYDKSSGVSFCMQEMEQAYIATMHSRYPEVPVEDFYSRDPVKAFAYLERYFTLNMGSGRRMVLIIDYAETVIPAEEIGNLDAVDRYCLVTLNRWSHDPQFTNEDISVVMLTENLADVNSRLVASPSTVKVAIPLPSEAIRIHFLTYLQNKEELLLERLLNAERVGKLTSGLNLLNLNQLAKESYNEDVPITFEYLRKKKQEIIENEAGGLLEFLETEHDLSFIAGHEFVKKRFKSMAKALKQGRTDVLPMGYLISGPIGTGKSFLVSAFAGEIGIPMVRLKNFHTQWQGTTESNLEKVLNILRAMAPVAVMIDEADAVLGNRKMQDGAGSSRVFAQIANFMGNTDYRGKIIWFLITSRPDLLPIDLKRQGRAEEHLALFYPETLAEKVEIFETLQRKLKIKTKDISFSNIINKKLKFPVSGADIEAILVRSKMNASADNRMMLITEDIEQTIDDFIPPSYPYDIELQNLVAVLECTSKEMLPKQYQNIPRSKLVAEIQELKQLLGEN; this is encoded by the coding sequence TTGTCTTCGGGAAAAAAGCTGATAAAATACAATAGCGAGCTTATCCACGATTTACCGCCGTGGGCACAGGAGCTCGCAACCAAATATTGTACCGAAACGGTCAACCTTTATTTTGTGCACGGCAATATCCGTGACTTTTTACCGCACAACCATCGGGCAAGTGCTCATTTTGTTTTTGTAAAGATATGGGATTATATTTCGGAAGTTATTTTCGGCAATAAAGATATTATCGTATTTTACGATAAATCAAGCGGCGTGTCTTTTTGTATGCAAGAGATGGAGCAAGCCTATATTGCGACGATGCACAGCCGGTATCCCGAAGTCCCCGTCGAAGATTTTTATTCCCGTGATCCCGTCAAAGCCTTTGCGTATCTTGAACGCTATTTTACGCTCAATATGGGCAGCGGCCGCAGAATGGTGCTTATTATCGATTATGCGGAAACGGTTATCCCTGCGGAGGAAATCGGAAACCTCGATGCGGTTGACCGTTACTGCTTGGTTACCCTGAACCGATGGTCGCATGATCCTCAATTTACTAATGAAGATATTTCGGTTGTCATGCTGACCGAGAACCTTGCCGACGTTAACTCCCGGCTTGTTGCCTCTCCGTCAACAGTAAAAGTTGCTATCCCGCTCCCGTCCGAAGCAATCCGTATCCATTTTTTAACGTATTTGCAGAATAAGGAAGAATTGTTGTTGGAGCGGCTTCTCAACGCTGAACGGGTAGGAAAACTGACGTCGGGATTAAATTTATTGAACCTTAATCAGCTGGCAAAAGAGTCGTATAACGAAGACGTACCGATCACGTTTGAATATCTTCGCAAAAAAAAGCAAGAGATTATCGAAAACGAAGCGGGAGGTTTGCTGGAATTTTTGGAAACGGAGCATGACCTCTCGTTTATTGCGGGACATGAATTTGTAAAGAAGCGCTTTAAGTCGATGGCGAAGGCGCTCAAACAAGGAAGAACCGATGTACTTCCGATGGGATATTTAATTTCCGGGCCGATCGGTACGGGGAAGTCCTTCCTTGTTTCGGCATTTGCCGGAGAGATCGGTATCCCGATGGTGCGGCTTAAAAATTTTCATACGCAATGGCAGGGAACAACAGAATCGAACTTGGAAAAAGTGTTGAACATCTTGCGGGCGATGGCACCTGTTGCCGTGATGATCGACGAAGCCGACGCCGTTTTAGGAAACCGTAAAATGCAGGATGGGGCAGGTTCTTCCCGCGTATTTGCGCAAATTGCAAATTTTATGGGCAACACCGATTACCGCGGAAAAATTATCTGGTTTTTGATTACCAGCCGTCCCGATTTGTTGCCGATAGACTTAAAACGGCAGGGGAGAGCAGAGGAGCACTTGGCACTTTTTTACCCCGAAACGCTGGCAGAAAAAGTTGAGATTTTTGAAACGCTGCAACGGAAGCTGAAAATTAAAACAAAAGATATTTCTTTTTCTAATATTATCAACAAAAAACTGAAATTTCCCGTATCCGGTGCGGACATTGAAGCCATTTTGGTTCGGTCGAAAATGAATGCAAGTGCTGACAATCGCATGATGCTGATAACGGAAGATATCGAACAGACAATCGATGATTTTATTCCGCCTTCGTATCCCTATGATATTGAACTACAGAATTTAGTTGCCGTACTCGAATGTACCAGTAAAGAGATGTTACCCAAGCAATATCAAAATATTCCACGTTCAAAACTGGTTGCAGAGATACAGGAATTAAAACAACTCCTTGGAGAAAATTAA
- a CDS encoding ABC transporter permease subunit, protein MKDTPENSTQYTFTQEQIAQADTAKLLEEDAVLAEYTDRLDALRKNGVNKVSALTQEIAAVRKNKLISAEEKSTRIAAYRKEIEDAKTVAARHKDEEKELTHKAIQRVNALSDAFEQEVKKNENAKAARYKQEYAEKVQSITEAAEKKKKEITAAFAGKTSEEERREAQQELTAAHNAFKSALFDAKNQYEAALGKCKTAKHQVYVDRVQKNIHLRNSKTNFAEDFKLGLKDYAYKFTPAQFFLANGLYIAIAIFFVVCIIVAPLSGSGNLLTISNILTILEQSSVRMFYALGVAGLILLAGTDLSVGRMVAMGAVVTGLILHPGTNIVTFFGMGPWDFTALAMPIRVVLSLGISIILCVIFSAFAGFFSAWLKIHPFISTLATQLIIYGLLFFGTSGTPVGSIDAGIKDFFGGRWELGVVGGELVTFPKLIIPAVIAIAIAWFIWNKTVLGKNMYAVGGNAEAASVSGISVFKVTMSVFIMAGIFYGFGAFFEAFKANASAGTGQGYELDAIAACVVGGISFNGGIGKLEGAVLGVIIFTGLTYCLTFLGIDTNLQFVFKGFIIIAAVALDSVKYLKKK, encoded by the coding sequence ATGAAAGATACACCCGAAAATAGCACACAGTACACGTTCACGCAGGAGCAAATTGCGCAGGCGGATACGGCAAAGCTCTTGGAGGAAGATGCCGTTCTTGCCGAGTATACGGATCGGCTCGACGCATTGCGCAAAAACGGAGTGAACAAGGTTTCCGCATTGACGCAGGAAATTGCCGCCGTACGAAAAAATAAATTGATAAGCGCCGAAGAAAAAAGCACCCGGATTGCAGCCTATCGTAAAGAGATTGAAGATGCTAAGACCGTTGCGGCGCGGCATAAAGATGAAGAAAAAGAGCTGACGCATAAAGCGATACAGCGGGTGAATGCGCTTTCCGATGCCTTTGAGCAGGAAGTAAAAAAGAATGAAAATGCAAAGGCGGCGCGGTATAAGCAGGAATACGCGGAGAAGGTGCAAAGCATTACGGAGGCGGCGGAGAAAAAGAAGAAGGAGATTACCGCCGCTTTTGCGGGCAAAACCTCCGAGGAAGAACGGCGGGAAGCGCAGCAGGAACTGACCGCTGCACACAATGCGTTTAAGTCCGCGCTTTTTGATGCGAAAAATCAGTATGAGGCAGCGCTCGGAAAATGTAAAACGGCAAAACATCAGGTGTATGTCGATCGGGTACAGAAAAATATCCATTTGCGCAACAGTAAAACCAATTTTGCCGAGGATTTTAAACTCGGCTTAAAGGATTACGCCTATAAGTTTACCCCCGCGCAGTTCTTTTTGGCAAACGGATTGTACATTGCGATTGCAATTTTCTTTGTGGTGTGTATTATCGTGGCTCCGCTGTCGGGAAGCGGAAATCTCTTGACAATTTCCAATATTCTAACGATTTTGGAGCAATCTTCGGTGCGTATGTTCTACGCGCTGGGCGTTGCGGGACTTATCTTGCTTGCCGGTACGGACTTGAGCGTCGGGCGTATGGTCGCGATGGGTGCCGTCGTTACCGGTTTAATTCTCCATCCGGGAACGAACATCGTAACATTCTTCGGTATGGGGCCGTGGGATTTTACCGCGCTGGCGATGCCGATACGGGTAGTGCTTTCGCTCGGAATTTCCATCATCCTCTGTGTGATATTCAGCGCTTTTGCGGGCTTCTTTTCGGCGTGGCTGAAAATTCACCCCTTTATTTCGACGCTCGCGACCCAGCTGATTATCTACGGTCTTTTGTTCTTCGGGACGAGCGGTACGCCGGTCGGTTCCATCGATGCCGGTATTAAGGACTTTTTCGGCGGCCGGTGGGAGCTTGGTGTTGTGGGCGGCGAATTGGTAACCTTCCCCAAGCTGATTATCCCTGCGGTTATCGCCATCGCGATTGCGTGGTTTATCTGGAATAAGACCGTACTCGGCAAGAATATGTACGCGGTAGGCGGCAATGCCGAAGCCGCAAGCGTGAGCGGTATAAGCGTATTCAAGGTAACGATGAGCGTGTTTATTATGGCAGGGATTTTCTACGGCTTCGGCGCCTTCTTCGAAGCGTTTAAGGCGAATGCGAGTGCGGGTACCGGACAGGGGTATGAGCTGGACGCAATCGCAGCCTGCGTAGTCGGCGGTATTTCGTTTAACGGCGGTATCGGCAAGCTGGAAGGCGCGGTGCTCGGCGTTATTATCTTTACCGGTTTGACGTACTGCTTAACCTTCCTCGGCATTGACACCAACTTACAGTTCGTGTTTAAAGGCTTTATCATCATCGCCGCCGTCGCCCTCGACAGCGTGAAATATTTGAAGAAGAAGTAA
- a CDS encoding sugar ABC transporter ATP-binding protein, with protein MEDTVLEIKNLSKSFAKNKVLENISLTVKRGAVVGLMGENGAGKSTMMKCLFGIYAKDEGRFFLENNLIDFKSPKDALENGVAMVHQELNQCLDRTVMDNLFLGRYPVRFGAVNEVKMQKDADALFASLKMNVNARTIMRTMSVSQRQMVEIAKAVSYNAKVIVLDEPTSSLTEPEVIKLFSIVRSLSKKGVSFVYISHKMDEIFQICSEVAVLRDGRLTLAKNINDTNMNELISAMVGRSLEKRFPDVDNEVGEDYFEVRNITTRYEPQLKDISFTVKKGEIFGLYGLVGAGRSELLESIFGLRTIASGEMLLDGKKLHFSNAKEAMDYNFALVTEERKFNGMFGKATIKFNTVIANIETYKTFGVLSNRKMQEAADREIKTMHTKCVSADELISALSGGNQQKVIIGKWLERQPDILLLDEPTRGIDVGAKYEIYQLIINMAKAGKTIIVVSSEMPEILGITNRIAVMSNYRLAGIVDTATTDQEALLRLSARYL; from the coding sequence ATGGAAGACACGGTACTTGAAATTAAAAATCTTTCAAAGTCTTTTGCTAAAAACAAGGTGTTGGAAAATATCAGTTTGACGGTGAAAAGAGGGGCGGTTGTCGGACTGATGGGAGAAAACGGCGCCGGAAAATCGACGATGATGAAGTGTCTGTTCGGGATTTATGCGAAGGACGAAGGACGCTTTTTCCTTGAGAATAACTTGATCGATTTTAAGTCTCCCAAGGATGCGCTGGAAAACGGCGTAGCGATGGTGCATCAAGAGCTGAACCAATGCCTTGACCGTACTGTGATGGATAATCTCTTTTTAGGAAGGTATCCTGTCCGGTTCGGTGCGGTGAATGAAGTGAAGATGCAAAAGGATGCGGATGCGCTGTTTGCGTCTCTTAAAATGAATGTGAATGCACGCACGATTATGCGTACAATGTCCGTTTCGCAGCGGCAGATGGTAGAGATTGCGAAGGCTGTTTCGTATAACGCGAAGGTTATCGTGCTGGATGAGCCGACTTCTTCTTTGACGGAACCGGAAGTTATTAAACTGTTTTCTATTGTACGGTCGTTAAGCAAGAAGGGTGTGTCTTTCGTATATATCTCTCATAAAATGGATGAGATTTTTCAGATATGCAGCGAGGTTGCGGTACTGCGTGACGGGCGGCTGACGCTGGCAAAGAATATCAATGACACGAATATGAATGAATTGATTTCGGCGATGGTCGGGCGTTCGTTGGAAAAGCGCTTCCCCGATGTGGATAATGAGGTCGGGGAGGATTATTTTGAGGTGCGGAATATTACGACCCGCTATGAACCTCAGCTAAAGGATATTTCTTTTACGGTAAAAAAGGGAGAAATTTTCGGGCTGTACGGGCTGGTCGGCGCGGGGCGGAGCGAGCTTTTGGAAAGTATCTTCGGCCTTCGCACTATTGCATCGGGCGAGATGCTCTTGGACGGTAAGAAGCTCCATTTTTCCAATGCGAAGGAGGCGATGGACTATAACTTTGCGCTGGTAACCGAGGAGCGGAAGTTCAACGGGATGTTCGGTAAAGCTACCATTAAATTTAATACCGTTATTGCGAATATTGAAACCTATAAAACATTCGGTGTGCTGTCAAACCGCAAAATGCAGGAGGCCGCCGACCGTGAAATAAAGACGATGCACACAAAGTGTGTTTCTGCGGATGAGCTGATTAGCGCATTGAGCGGGGGGAATCAGCAGAAGGTGATTATCGGTAAATGGCTTGAACGCCAGCCCGATATTCTGTTGCTTGATGAACCGACCCGCGGTATCGACGTCGGAGCTAAGTACGAAATTTATCAGCTTATTATCAATATGGCGAAAGCGGGAAAGACAATTATCGTTGTTTCGAGTGAGATGCCGGAAATTTTAGGCATTACGAACCGCATTGCCGTTATGTCGAACTACCGCCTTGCCGGTATTGTCGATACCGCTACCACCGATCAGGAAGCGCTGCTGCGGCTTTCCGCTCGGTACTTATAA
- a CDS encoding Rpn family recombination-promoting nuclease/putative transposase has product MTKAAIDVSLLGKSKPYESLPDTFILFFCTFDYLKKALPVYTFKTMCSEDNLIKLDDGITKIIINSQAAAYEKNEELKVFLEYMNGKVNSDDEFIQKLEHRIKEVKANEELRREYMLVNTIERDARNDGWKAGVAHGLAEGKSLGLAEGKSLGLAEGEIRGSRQAKVETAKNLLQFGLSIENIAQATGLSKAEVEAL; this is encoded by the coding sequence TTGACGAAAGCGGCGATTGATGTGAGCTTATTAGGAAAAAGTAAACCGTATGAAAGTCTTCCTGATACGTTTATTCTCTTTTTCTGCACCTTTGACTATCTCAAAAAAGCGCTACCGGTGTATACCTTTAAAACGATGTGTAGTGAAGATAACCTGATAAAATTGGATGATGGAATAACGAAGATCATTATAAACAGTCAAGCGGCGGCGTATGAGAAGAATGAGGAGTTGAAAGTATTTTTAGAGTACATGAACGGTAAGGTGAACAGCGATGACGAGTTTATCCAAAAGTTAGAGCACCGAATAAAAGAAGTAAAAGCAAATGAAGAGTTGAGGAGGGAGTATATGTTAGTAAATACCATTGAACGAGATGCTCGGAATGACGGATGGAAAGCGGGTGTTGCGCATGGACTTGCTGAAGGTAAATCCCTCGGACTTGCTGAAGGTAAATCCCTCGGACTTGCTGAAGGCGAAATACGCGGTTCCCGACAAGCAAAAGTCGAGACAGCAAAGAATCTTCTGCAATTCGGCTTATCCATTGAAAATATTGCCCAAGCGACTGGTCTTTCCAAAGCAGAGGTAGAAGCATTATAA
- a CDS encoding PD-(D/E)XK nuclease family transposase: MEKDFDELTIADDYMFYRVMEDTDICKTLLNRVLQGKVETITDIELQKTIDDAGRAKGVRFDVWAKDCSGRIYDIEMSFSDRHPCLSENTSFAVRQNVATAWNHRHPWRYCDTFSVAARMPHVLSRSDVSIYRNSPSKVYKDVHF, translated from the coding sequence ATGGAAAAAGATTTTGACGAGCTCACTATAGCGGATGACTATATGTTCTATCGCGTAATGGAAGACACGGATATCTGTAAGACGCTGTTAAATAGAGTGTTACAGGGAAAGGTAGAAACAATCACCGATATAGAGCTGCAAAAGACAATTGACGATGCAGGACGAGCTAAAGGAGTCCGGTTTGACGTATGGGCTAAAGATTGCAGCGGACGTATTTATGACATAGAAATGTCGTTTTCCGATAGACATCCGTGTCTATCGGAAAACACGAGTTTTGCCGTTCGGCAAAACGTCGCTACTGCATGGAACCACCGCCATCCTTGGCGGTACTGTGATACATTTTCAGTAGCGGCACGGATGCCGCACGTATTAAGCAGAAGCGATGTTTCGATTTATCGAAACTCGCCGTCAAAAGTGTACAAGGATGTACACTTTTGA
- a CDS encoding substrate-binding domain-containing protein, producing the protein MNYVSKVSHKVVLAVLACSLLVLAGCGGKTAATANKDKPLVFFNRQPSDPTTGEIDMTTMNWNDKTYYVGFDAAGGGAVQGALIVEFLAKADASIDRNGDGVLGYVLCIGDVGHNDSKARTEGIRRALGTWAGSTDPGVVQEGSITIAGKTLKVVELEGKAMTGTDGSTWNANAATEAMGGWATKFADQIDMVVSNNDGMAMGCLQASNYPAGVPIFGYDANADAIEAIGNGKLSGTVSQNVDAQATATLQVLRNLLDGLTGEDVYTKGISVADKYGNKITAPVQYWADVKAVMAENSGVNAENWQNYSGGSRDMGIKQTQADKKKVLLTIYNSADNFLSSSYVPALKYYAPLLNIDLTIVQGDGQNESSCLDRFTNLNNFDAFAVNMVKTNSGADYTGKLKY; encoded by the coding sequence ATGAACTATGTTTCAAAAGTATCTCACAAAGTTGTATTGGCTGTGCTGGCGTGCAGCCTCTTGGTTCTTGCAGGCTGCGGCGGAAAAACCGCTGCTACTGCCAACAAGGATAAACCGCTCGTATTCTTTAACCGGCAGCCGTCTGATCCGACAACCGGTGAAATCGATATGACGACGATGAACTGGAACGACAAGACCTACTATGTCGGTTTTGACGCTGCAGGCGGCGGAGCCGTTCAGGGGGCATTGATTGTGGAGTTTCTTGCAAAGGCTGACGCTTCGATCGACCGCAACGGCGACGGCGTGTTAGGCTATGTACTGTGCATCGGCGACGTTGGCCATAACGATTCCAAGGCGAGAACGGAAGGTATCAGACGGGCACTCGGTACATGGGCGGGTTCCACCGATCCGGGCGTTGTGCAGGAAGGTTCCATCACCATCGCAGGAAAGACCTTAAAAGTTGTTGAGCTTGAAGGAAAGGCAATGACCGGAACCGATGGCTCTACATGGAACGCAAACGCCGCAACTGAAGCAATGGGCGGCTGGGCAACCAAATTTGCAGACCAGATCGACATGGTTGTTTCCAACAACGACGGTATGGCAATGGGCTGTTTACAGGCTTCAAACTACCCGGCAGGTGTTCCGATTTTCGGTTATGATGCAAACGCAGACGCGATCGAAGCAATCGGAAACGGCAAACTCTCGGGAACCGTTTCTCAGAACGTAGACGCACAGGCGACCGCAACGCTGCAGGTATTACGCAACTTGCTCGACGGTTTAACCGGAGAAGACGTATACACTAAAGGTATCTCCGTTGCCGACAAATACGGCAATAAGATCACCGCACCCGTACAGTATTGGGCAGACGTAAAAGCCGTTATGGCGGAAAACTCAGGCGTAAATGCCGAAAACTGGCAGAATTACTCCGGCGGCAGCCGTGACATGGGCATCAAGCAGACACAGGCGGACAAGAAAAAGGTGTTATTGACAATCTACAACTCTGCCGATAACTTCCTTTCTTCTTCGTATGTTCCGGCGCTCAAATACTATGCTCCGCTTTTGAACATCGACCTGACCATCGTACAGGGCGACGGACAAAACGAGTCCAGCTGCTTGGATCGCTTTACCAACCTGAACAACTTTGACGCATTTGCCGTCAATATGGTAAAGACCAACTCCGGCGCAGACTACACCGGCAAGCTGAAGTATTAA
- a CDS encoding right-handed parallel beta-helix repeat-containing protein codes for MRKFITFITVISFSLIFACCQPYAADIEEFLSYWSSEAAVTGFKINTKYYRNDVGVACLPSDRDATVILTVRNPKKFKFVTPTTVLDAAAVIRFPGLSSPPSPGTDYTLMQSAPDTLELRYKSSFLKKYEWGTADIGTVITLKSDDGRPFTQTFSTNIMVNTLPPEITKITIAKSTDPTPCYVVCCEINGTNILDPVNSGDKLHGDIVALRVTEDGGTEKTIPISVNGTGFDITHSDGKLLSRANVDPLFSDSSYAVPSGQWVVYLRTDIKPYDLTAALPHTYRIRLADRKNLMSDAKETHTLGYSVDTSGSSEAWKKVRKAVTDVAAGGVITLSGTINATTASGNHGHIEISKNLTIQGAPGSNQPTILDARHLGPASSPNIAASHRIFTVKGAVDVTLKDLTLKRGKDAVAANKVGSGGGGIWASANANLTLINVTVKDCISKAHGGGIRYDHGTGNKHLTMINCRIENNTVQDDGDIADSSGGGISLPWCPYTAVIDGCTISDNVIDMSAKTGSELRLEAKGCGLACSAKPGSITIIKGHTVIENNQCAPHASKFCDCRGMGIFCGGGPLTIGETGKSNDESPEILNHGNSIPARVDVAGTALYINGGTVSWQRGKIHNNGSNPNNAIKNIEGTLSNLSETSPS; via the coding sequence ATGCGTAAGTTTATTACTTTTATAACGGTGATCAGTTTCAGCCTTATCTTTGCCTGTTGTCAGCCGTATGCTGCTGATATTGAGGAGTTTTTAAGTTATTGGTCATCGGAAGCCGCCGTTACCGGTTTTAAGATCAATACGAAATACTATAGAAACGATGTAGGCGTTGCGTGTCTCCCTTCGGATCGTGATGCAACGGTCATACTGACGGTGCGAAATCCCAAAAAATTTAAATTTGTCACGCCGACTACTGTCTTGGATGCGGCAGCCGTTATCCGTTTTCCCGGTCTGTCGTCTCCGCCGTCGCCGGGTACGGATTATACACTCATGCAAAGTGCTCCCGATACCTTGGAGTTGAGGTATAAAAGCAGCTTTTTAAAAAAGTATGAATGGGGTACCGCCGATATCGGGACGGTCATTACGCTGAAAAGCGATGACGGAAGACCGTTTACGCAAACTTTCAGCACAAATATAATGGTCAACACCCTGCCGCCTGAGATTACGAAGATAACAATAGCGAAAAGTACGGATCCGACCCCATGTTATGTCGTGTGCTGTGAAATTAACGGTACCAACATACTTGATCCCGTAAACAGCGGCGACAAGCTGCATGGGGATATCGTTGCGCTTCGCGTTACAGAAGACGGCGGAACGGAAAAGACCATTCCGATAAGCGTAAATGGTACGGGTTTTGACATAACGCATTCAGACGGAAAACTGTTATCGCGCGCAAACGTCGATCCTTTGTTTTCAGACTCTTCTTACGCGGTGCCCTCCGGTCAGTGGGTCGTGTACCTTAGAACGGATATAAAGCCGTATGATCTTACAGCCGCGTTACCCCATACCTACCGCATACGGCTCGCCGATAGAAAAAACTTAATGTCGGATGCAAAAGAGACGCATACGCTCGGATATAGTGTGGACACGAGCGGTTCCTCCGAAGCATGGAAAAAGGTACGGAAGGCAGTGACGGATGTTGCTGCCGGCGGCGTGATAACCTTAAGCGGCACTATTAATGCGACAACCGCCTCTGGCAACCACGGCCATATCGAAATATCAAAAAATCTAACCATTCAGGGGGCGCCCGGCAGTAATCAGCCCACCATCCTTGACGCGCGGCATCTTGGGCCGGCATCGAGTCCGAACATTGCAGCTTCGCACCGTATCTTTACGGTAAAGGGCGCTGTTGACGTTACGCTGAAAGACCTTACGTTAAAACGCGGCAAGGATGCTGTAGCTGCCAATAAAGTGGGATCAGGAGGCGGCGGTATTTGGGCGTCGGCAAACGCAAATCTGACGCTTATCAATGTGACGGTTAAAGACTGTATCAGTAAAGCGCACGGCGGAGGAATACGATACGACCATGGCACAGGGAACAAGCACCTTACGATGATAAACTGTAGAATCGAAAATAATACCGTTCAAGATGATGGTGACATTGCAGATTCGTCAGGTGGCGGTATCAGTCTGCCGTGGTGCCCCTATACGGCGGTAATCGACGGCTGTACTATCTCCGATAACGTCATCGATATGAGTGCCAAAACCGGTTCGGAGCTGCGCTTAGAAGCCAAAGGTTGCGGTTTAGCTTGCAGCGCTAAACCCGGTTCTATTACCATTATTAAAGGGCATACGGTAATAGAAAACAATCAATGTGCACCGCATGCGTCGAAATTCTGTGACTGTAGAGGTATGGGGATTTTTTGTGGGGGCGGTCCCTTGACTATCGGAGAAACCGGCAAAAGCAACGACGAAAGCCCCGAAATACTGAATCATGGGAACTCAATACCCGCAAGAGTAGATGTTGCCGGAACCGCGTTGTATATAAATGGCGGCACTGTTAGCTGGCAGAGAGGCAAGATACACAATAACGGCTCCAATCCCAACAATGCTATAAAGAATATCGAGGGGACTCTTTCCAATCTATCGGAAACTAGCCCAAGCTGA